In Halococcus agarilyticus, a single window of DNA contains:
- a CDS encoding PstS family phosphate ABC transporter substrate-binding protein has product MQESPVSRRAVLATGTGLCAGFAGCISTSATPPGSVGGDESGGGDVDAPTLRAGGSSTVYPIVDTAASYWGTNATPPDEEYWTPEEYGISTEKRLADYWAGLYGFEATESEAPPIAVRVNLSHSGTGLENLRKGRIDIGNSSAPVKAEFPDLAAEELSKYTDHVVGVDAQPIVVSEAIVEAGVETISAETLKAIYAGEITDWRDVPGYDGPTKAIQAVGRSEGSGTDTAFRNNLFGDPNAPIPGVDVRKGQNQQVKGIVTNSDNAIAYMALAFVDDSVSSIALSFEGTEYVPGENLAEGGYPLARDLHCYTWDGTSEREAAFLRMILHDYGQTNFVTAANYSALTDDRQRTQLEKLPAPQR; this is encoded by the coding sequence ATGCAGGAGAGTCCTGTGAGTCGACGCGCAGTCCTGGCGACCGGAACCGGGCTCTGTGCGGGGTTCGCGGGTTGTATCAGCACGAGTGCGACGCCACCGGGAAGCGTCGGCGGCGACGAGTCCGGCGGGGGCGACGTCGACGCGCCGACCCTCCGCGCGGGCGGTTCCTCGACGGTGTACCCGATCGTCGACACGGCCGCCTCCTACTGGGGGACGAACGCTACACCCCCCGACGAGGAGTACTGGACGCCCGAGGAGTACGGGATCAGTACGGAGAAACGCCTCGCGGATTACTGGGCCGGGCTGTACGGCTTCGAGGCAACCGAGAGCGAAGCCCCGCCGATCGCGGTGCGGGTGAACCTGAGCCACTCGGGAACGGGCCTCGAAAACCTCCGGAAGGGGCGCATCGACATCGGGAACTCGAGCGCGCCGGTGAAGGCGGAGTTCCCCGACCTCGCCGCGGAGGAGCTCTCGAAATACACCGACCACGTCGTCGGCGTCGACGCCCAGCCGATCGTCGTGAGCGAGGCGATCGTCGAGGCGGGCGTCGAGACGATCTCGGCCGAGACGCTGAAGGCGATCTACGCCGGCGAGATCACGGACTGGCGCGACGTGCCTGGCTACGACGGGCCGACAAAGGCGATCCAGGCGGTCGGGCGCTCGGAGGGGTCGGGCACCGACACCGCCTTCCGGAACAACCTCTTCGGCGACCCGAACGCGCCGATCCCCGGCGTCGACGTCAGGAAGGGGCAGAACCAGCAGGTCAAGGGGATCGTCACGAACTCCGACAACGCGATCGCGTACATGGCGCTCGCGTTCGTCGACGACTCCGTCTCCTCGATCGCGCTCTCGTTCGAAGGGACCGAGTACGTGCCGGGCGAGAACCTCGCCGAGGGCGGTTATCCGCTCGCGCGCGACCTCCACTGTTACACCTGGGACGGCACCTCGGAGCGGGAGGCGGCGTTCCTCCGGATGATCCTCCACGACTACGGGCAGACAAACTTCGTGACGGCCGCGAACTACTCGGCGCTGACCGACGACCGCCAGCGAACCCAGCTCGAAAAACTCCCCGCCCCGCAGC